A single genomic interval of Spinacia oleracea cultivar Varoflay chromosome 6, BTI_SOV_V1, whole genome shotgun sequence harbors:
- the LOC110800765 gene encoding pre-mRNA-splicing factor cwc22-like: MVKDVHGRRRCERNNKIERRDDEREKKQRQEQIKDETESNLINLRRSIYLTIMSSVDFEEAGHKLLKIKVEAGQEMELNIMLLECCSQERTYLRYYGLLGQRFCMVNTVYQKNFDKCFVEQYSMVHRLETNKLQNVAKFFGHLLATDALSWHLLAYIRLTEEDTTSSSRIFIKFLFQELSEHLGIRLLIQRLNEPAMQDSLDSIFPKDNLRNTRFAINFFTSIGLGGITENLREYLKNMPPMIMQQQKPESEDDSSSSSSDDDRRRRMKRKNDDSSSGRHRKRRKAD; encoded by the coding sequence ATGGTGAAGGACGTGCATGGTAGAAGAAGGTGTGAAAGAAACAACAAGATTGAGCGTCGAGATGATGAGAGAGAGAAGAAACAAAGACAAGAGCAGATAAAAGATGAAACAGAAAGCAACCTTATAAATCTCCGAAGAAGTATATATTTAACAATTATGTCCAGTGTAGATTTTGAAGAAGCTGGCCACAAATTGCTGAAAATAAAAGTTGAGGCTGGGCAAGAGATGGAGTTGAATATAATGTTATTGGAGTGCTGCAGCCAAGAGAGGACATATCTGAGATATTATGGTCTGTTAGGCCAAAGGTTTTGTATGGTCAACACAGTATATCAGAAGAATTTTGACAAGTGCTTTGTTGAGCAGTACTCCATGGTACATCGACTTGAGACAAACAAGCTTCAAAATGTTGCCAAGTTTTTTGGTCACTTGCTGGCCACTGATGCTCTCTCTTGGCACTTGTTAGCTTACATACGTTTGACAGAGGAGGACACGACTTCTTCATCACGTATATTCATCAAATTCCTTTTCCAGGAATTGTCCGAGCACCTTGGTATTCGGTTGCTGATTCAACGACTGAATGAGCCCGCAATGCAGGACTCCTTGGATTCAATATTTCCCAAAGATAATCTTAGAAACACACGGTTTGCTATCAATTTCTTTACGTCCATAGGGCTTGGAGGAATAACTGAGAACCTCAGGGAGTACCTTAAGAACATGCCACCAATGATAATGCAACAACAGAAGCCAGAGTCAGAAGATGATTCAAGTTCGTCAAGCTCTGATGATGATAGGCGCCGGCGCATGAAAAGGAAGAACGATGATAGCAGTAGTGGTAGACATAGGAAACGCAGGAAGGCTGATTAG